One Citrus sinensis cultivar Valencia sweet orange chromosome 5, DVS_A1.0, whole genome shotgun sequence genomic window, GCCGGTGCAGCTgtaattcttttatcattgcCAACTTCCCGACATGTTTCTCTAAGCATCCTTCCATCGAAAATACCTCTTCGTGGGATGAAAAATTACACAGTGTGAGTATTTCGAGATTGTGAAATCTCTCCAGTACGTTCCCGATTGGAAAACAAGCTGAGTCATCTCCAACAATCTCTAGTTGTTTAAGACTGCCAAAAAGGTGTTGTGGGAAATCGGCCTGCAAAATCATCTTCACATCTTTTCCACTTAGTGATAGTTCCTTCAAGTTGGGTACGATCTGATCATCATTAATCATAATAACTAATGAGGTCAATTGATGATCTACGGTCACATCGCAGTGACTTTatagtatttgttttatattatattttttaaaaaaatataattattgataaaatttattttatatgttaattttagaggtaaaaaagaaattagggAAAAAAGGTTGATTTCTACTGGCtcgaaattattttattgcacaataataaattactaatttattttgtaagttCTTCTATATGGAAAGACTAAGGattcttttataaatgctATACCTAAAACAgttcatataattattaatctacCACATTGATCCCCTAGTCTAGACTAGCAAAGattattgtataataaaaatttttaatttattgagtattaatttatcgatgctttctcatatttttcaaagttaaaaataagctattgataaaaaatctaGAAAATGACTTCATACCTTTTCCAACGGCAATAGGGGCTGTTGTGCAGGAATACCAAGTTGATCATTCTCATTATTCTGCGATAAATCTGCAGCGAATATCTTTAATTTGTCACAGCGATGCACTAAAAGCATTTCTAGCGCGGGCCATTCCAAAGTATGCATTCCAGGGTACAAACATCTAAATTTTGGTAGATGTTGGAGTCTCAGAGTGGTGAGCTGTGGAAAGACAAAATGAGGGATCACTTGATCTGCTCTGTTTTCAGAAATGATCTCCTGTAAATCCTCACATAAGCATACTTCTAGGTGTTGGAGCTGCTTAAGGCTTCCGATCATAGACgctgaaaatatgtattttaatttgtgacAACGCTGCACAGtcaatcgtgttaaattttgaaagcGAGGAAACATGACCGGAAGATGATTGTAGTGCCAAATCTTGTCGACATTAATTTCAGATATCTCCAAAGCCTCCAAGTTAGGCAACGCaacctaaaaaaataagaatttctcGTTGGATCCAATTTCCATATGGGAAGCActtgttgaaattttcttctttgatccaTATGACAGCTGAGTATGCATTCTAATTCATACTACTTGTTAAGAGCTCAATTAGTGAGCGCGTGAGAttctttttatccttttttttccattttctttcaattctttaaatgatttaattattttccacGTATGACATCAAAACAGAACGCATGATAGAATAAAGtctgttatatatatatatataaagaaaatgttaGCCTACGCACCTTCTCGTTGAAAAGCAGAGTTGAAGTATCCAAAGTGATTTCGCTGGAGCTATACGTAGTCGTCGATTCCTCTTGCGACGCTGGTCTGTTTGGTGATGCTGAAGGAGTCTTTACTTCACGGCAAAAACTTGTAACCTCTGGAAGATTCCCCAGACTCAAAGATCTTAATTGAGCAAACTCTATCTTCTCAATTGCATTATCAACTTCTTCCCCAATTGCAAAAATCTCTTTCATCTTGCTGCAATTAATAACTGCAATTCTCTCAAGTCTTGGAAGGCATTTTGTTGTAGAGAGCCAAAAGATATTACTCAATTTATCACaattatatgcttgtatgATTTTGAGTTCGTTGAAGGACTCTACTTTGAGCCGATCAATACATATCCTCTCCATGTTGATCAAATTGTGAAGGCCAAGTGACTCCAAAAGAGGAAAGGCATCACAAGCGACCATCGCCCTTGAATCGACGATGCAAAAGAAGTCAGGATTATTTTGAACCCAGAGAACCTTCAATTGTGAAAAGCCCTCCGTGTCCAAATTGAAAAGAACGTTCTTGACACCTCGCAGCTTGTCCAACAATAAGTATTCAACGTTATTGACGCCCTGCAATTTCATGGAGCAAATGTCCGTAAAAGCAAGCTTCAGCTTCAATGCTCTTAAACTCTTGCGATCACGGTTGATAAAAAAGTGCGGCCGACTTTGGAACCAATTTTGTCCAGCAATCATGGGATGTGTGAATAACCCATTTCCAATATGTATTTTGAACCTTTCGCGCTTTCTGGCCAAAAAGCCTTCTGGTAACATACTCTCATTTTTAACCTCAATTTCTAGAGTGGTTAGCCGAGGTAAATGCATCAATTCATCAAGGCTAGCATTACTTCTTTTGCTGTTGGCTCTTTCAACCTCCCATTCAATGGAGCAATTACCCATATACAATTCTTCTAATCGGATTAAGCTTGATATGACATTTGGGGCAATAACTTTCAGACGGAAACAGTCTGTTAAATCTAACAGCCTTAGCTTAGTCAGTTGACCGAGTGCTTTAGGCAACTCTACAATATCAGATTCCAAAAAGCTGAGGATTTCTAGATTCTTCAACTTCCCAATGATTGCTATGTCCCCCAGCGCACTTTGATCCAGACATAGTGAGTGAAGATTTACTAGAAGATCAATTGAAGATGGAAATGAAGAAAACTGCATTCGAGTAAAATCTAGAACTCTAAGCTTTTTCATCCCTACAAAAAAGTTCCCAggaatattaatttcacgaGAAGAATCTTTGAGAGagatatataaaaattcaagGTTTGGGTATTCTAATCCTTCAGGAAATTCAcgattactattatttattaaagagATAGCATTGCATTTTCGAAGTGCATCCTCATCTGGCCAGTCCCACACATCCTCGTTTTCCACCACAAATACATGTTGGTCTCGGCATGCAATTGATATGGCGACATCACGAACAACATCATGCATTGAAACTAGTTTATTGCTATCACCCTCAAGCAACAAACAAGAGTCTCTAAGTTCATGTACCAACGCATATAACTTGTTTCGTGCATCTTCCATCTTATTGACTCCTTTAAATATACCCAAACCCATGGAGTATTTAAGCAATTTCAAAGTAGGGATACTGTTACCCATTAGACTGCAGAGCCGAAAAAGTTCCTTGAGTTGCCCACCTTTTAAATACTTGAAACTCAGTTCAATACTTGAATAAGTCTCTGCAGACACTCCTTCGAAGTTTCCCATTGAAGGCGTTCGGAGTTCTCGCAAGGAATTCTTCCATTCATGCAGACTCTTGCCTCTCAATGCCTTTGCTACTGTAGTCAAGGCAACGGGCAAACCTCCACATGCCCTGGCGACGTCTATTGCTGTAGATTTCAACTCACGATTTTCAACATCATCACCGGCCATCATCTTAAACAATCTCCATGCTTCTTCAtcatttaaattgttaatcaAGAAGTTGTCTTTAGATCCCATTTTTAAGAGGACACTACGATCTCTTGCTGTCAGCAGTAGTTTGCATCCTTTATGGTCTTCTCCAAAAGGAATTCCAACGGTCTCCAAATCAAGGTGTTTCCAGATGTTGTCTAAAACCACAAGGATCTTCTCATCTCTCAATCGCTCAAATATTCTACTTGCTCTTCGAGATTCAACTTCCTCGGGCAACTCCAGGCCCAACTTCTCGGCAATTTCCTGTTGAATCTTTTTTATGTCTGGAGTCTGCAAAACCTCTGAAAAGACCACCATATCAAAGAGCTTGTCTTCCATAGCTTGCCTGGCGACCTTCTTCACCAGTGTCGTCTTTCCAATGCCGCCCATGCCGTACACCCCAATGATGCTGACATTAACATCGATCAATGCGTTTTTTATAGCCTCCAAAATAGGAAGTCTTGATTCGAAGGCCTCGTAGCCTTTGTGAGACTTGAGCCAAATCTCCTCCGGAATGGTACGGTAGGAAATTCTATCATCAAATCTCCCAACTTCTTCTCGGATTTTGACAAGTGCCTTCACCTCTGCCTCTGCTTTCTTGCTAAGCTGATAGCGGGTCTTCAGATTAGGACACACACCCTTGAGACATCGCATATTTGTTGCCTCCTCGTCGTGAATGAATTTGTCTGCATGCTCTATGATCTTGTTCGCATTAACCAGCCATTTCTCAACCTCCTCTTCAatcttttctccttttctttcaGCCTCTGAAACTCTGCGCTGAATGCTCCTACTTTTATCCTTGAGATTCTCGATTTCAGCCTTGAGATTCTCAAAGTTGGCATTGAAGCTACGCAAATAACGAAGTTGTTGTTGTGTTGGAGGAGCCAAGCATTTTGCAACCTCTAAAACGACAGTAACAATGCATTCCATCACCatcaatcttttttcttttttcttttttttttgggggggggggggggtgtgcGAGGATGGATTGATCTGAAGtgaaagaaacagaaaaagaaCAGGTGAAACGACTGGACAATTGTTAATCAATGAAGAAGCGAAGAACAAACAGATGACGGCGAACGGGAACGAGACCAAATTAGAAAGAGAAATTGTATTTGAGcataagaaggaaaaaaatcagtGTAACAGAAAAGGGCTTCTTGATTGATGTTCAAGCTATGACGATTAAAATTTAGTGTTGTTGAGATCAGCAACTTGAAACAAGAAAAGGGCTTCTTGATTGAGAATTGAGTGCTGATGGCAGAAGGGAGCAAAGCAAAATAAGGGAACAGCTAGCAATAGCAGTGGGTACAATAAACAGAATCAGAGCGTGTTCGAGGTTAAAAGCTGAAAGTCAGGAGAGGGTTTCTTGATTGAGAATTGAACGCAAAGAGTAGGAGCTGATGAATTATAACTGGTAAAACTGCTTTGAAGCAATTCTTTTACAATATAGAGAATATCCAAACGAgcaattatttctttctcgTCTCAGTCAACTATAACGACAAAAcatcaaaagagaaaattatttctttgaaatttaCTGCTCTGCCCCCACATTATA contains:
- the LOC112497626 gene encoding disease resistance protein RPS5-like; the protein is MVMECIVTVVLEVAKCLAPPTQQQLRYLRSFNANFENLKAEIENLKDKSRSIQRRVSEAERKGEKIEEEVEKWLVNANKIIEHADKFIHDEEATNMRCLKGVCPNLKTRYQLSKKAEAEVKALVKIREEVGRFDDRISYRTIPEEIWLKSHKGYEAFESRLPILEAIKNALIDVNVSIIGVYGMGGIGKTTLVKKVARQAMEDKLFDMVVFSEVLQTPDIKKIQQEIAEKLGLELPEEVESRRASRIFERLRDEKILVVLDNIWKHLDLETVGIPFGEDHKGCKLLLTARDRSVLLKMGSKDNFLINNLNDEEAWRLFKMMAGDDVENRELKSTAIDVARACGGLPVALTTVAKALRGKSLHEWKNSLRELRTPSMGNFEGVSAETYSSIELSFKYLKGGQLKELFRLCSLMGNSIPTLKLLKYSMGLGIFKGVNKMEDARNKLYALVHELRDSCLLLEGDSNKLVSMHDVVRDVAISIACRDQHVFVVENEDVWDWPDEDALRKCNAISLINNSNREFPEGLEYPNLEFLYISLKDSSREINIPGNFFVGMKKLRVLDFTRMQFSSFPSSIDLLVNLHSLCLDQSALGDIAIIGKLKNLEILSFLESDIVELPKALGQLTKLRLLDLTDCFRLKVIAPNVISSLIRLEELYMGNCSIEWEVERANSKRSNASLDELMHLPRLTTLEIEVKNESMLPEGFLARKRERFKIHIGNGLFTHPMIAGQNWFQSRPHFFINRDRKSLRALKLKLAFTDICSMKLQGVNNVEYLLLDKLRGVKNVLFNLDTEGFSQLKVLWVQNNPDFFCIVDSRAMVACDAFPLLESLGLHNLINMERICIDRLKVESFNELKIIQAYNCDKLSNIFWLSTTKCLPRLERIAVINCSKMKEIFAIGEEVDNAIEKIEFAQLRSLSLGNLPEVTSFCREVKTPSASPNRPASQEESTTTYSSSEITLDTSTLLFNEKVALPNLEALEISEINVDKIWHYNHLPVMFPRFQNLTRLTVQRCHKLKYIFSASMIGSLKQLQHLEVCLCEDLQEIISENRADQVIPHFVFPQLTTLRLQHLPKFRCLYPGMHTLEWPALEMLLVHRCDKLKIFAADLSQNNENDQLGIPAQQPLLPLEKIVPNLKELSLSGKDVKMILQADFPQHLFGSLKQLEIVGDDSACFPIGNVLERFHNLEILTLCNFSSHEEVFSMEGCLEKHVGKLAMIKELQLHRHYHLKQLCKQDSKLGPIFQYLEILRVHHCQSLLILLPSSSVSFRNLTKLVALGCKKLIHLVTSSTAKTLVRLISLYVYGCRAMTEVVINDKDGVEKEEIVFRKLKRLELRDLDSLTSFCSANYTFEFPSLQELCVIGCPKMNFFTTGESITPPRVNVWYGETSNQRRWASNDLNTTIQQLHAEKLLAVSSSYSTQYD